Proteins encoded in a region of the Bubalus bubalis isolate 160015118507 breed Murrah chromosome 9, NDDB_SH_1, whole genome shotgun sequence genome:
- the LOC102409782 gene encoding zinc finger protein 791 isoform X2 — protein MTGKPRNQKMDPVAFEDVAVNFTLEEWALLGPSQKKLYRDVMRETLSNLALISKDDDIPSLREQVLPAHPCCSQIWNGEREFFGDKWEDHNTEDQYKNQERNLRSHILQRLCESKEGSQCGENSGLIPNVNLNTKNSTKPWECSVCGKVFMSRSSLNRHLRSHAAPKPSKYHQEYGRKPYKCRVCGKAFSYLQPFQKHESNHGIEKSYKCKECGKSFRYRQSVRKHERTHTGEKPYQCKQCGKAFRYHQTFQTHERTHTGEKPYECKQCGKALSCPSSFRSHERTHTGEKPYECKKCSKAFSCPSSLRKHERTHTGEKPYDCKECGKAFISLGSFQRHMITHTGVGPYKCKDCGKAFNCPSSYRIHERSHTGEKPYECKQCGRAFSCSSSFRTHERTHTGEKPYQCKECGKAFHWLTTFQVHVRTHTGEKPYICKQCGKALSCPTSFRRHERTHTAEKPYECKQCGKTFSSPLGLQIHERTHTGEKPYKCEKCGKAFVSLTSFRRHMMTHTGDGPYKCTECGKAFNCPSSFRIHERTHTGEKPYDCKICGKAFSCSSYVQVHERTHTGEKPYECKECGKAFIYRTTFRGHLRVHTGEKPYKCKDCGKAFSRPSSYRSHERIHTGEKLLECKHCGKAFNWPTSLHKHVMRMHTR, from the exons GACCCAGTGGCCTTTGAGGATGTGGCTGTGAACTTCACCCTGGAGGAGTGGGCTCTGCTGGGGCCTTCGCAGAAGAAACTCTACAGAGATGTGATGCGGGAAACTTTGAGTAACCTGGCCTTAATAAGTAAGGATGATGACATTCCTTCACTTAGAGAACAAGTGCTTCCTGCCCATCCATGTTGTTCTCAGATTTGGAACGGGGAAAGGGAATTCTTTG GGGATAAATGGGAGGACCATAACACTGAAGATCAGTACAAGAACCAGGAAAGAAATCTGAG aaGTCATATATTGCAGAGACTCTGTGAAAGTAAAGAAGGTAGTCAATGTGGAGAAAACAGTGGCCTTATTCCAAATGTTAATCTGAACACGAAAAATTCTACTAAACCATGGGAATGCAGTGTGTGTGGAAAAGTCTTCATGAGTCGTTCATCCCTTAATAGGCACCTGAGATCTCACGCTGCACCCAAACCATCCAAGTATCATCAGGAATACGGAAGGAAGCCTTATAAATGTAGAgtatgtgggaaagccttcagttATCTCCAGCCTTTCCAAAAACATGAAAGTAATCATGGTATAGAAAAATCctataaatgtaaagaatgtgggaaATCCTTTAGATATCGTCAATCTGTTCGAAAACATGAACgaactcacactggagagaaaccgtATCAGTGTAAACAGTGTGGGAAAGCCTTTCGATACCATCAAACCTTTCAAACACATGAAAGaactcacacaggagagaaaccttatgaatgtaAGCAATGTGGTAAAGCCCTCAGTTGTCCCAGTTCCTTTCGAAGCCATGAAAGGActcatactggagaaaaaccctatgaatgtaaaaAGTGTAGTAAAGCCTTCAGTTGTCCCAGTTCTCTTCGAAAACACGAGAgaactcatactggagagaaaccttatgattgtaaggaatgtggaaaagcttttatttctcttggaagTTTTCAAAGACACATGATAACACATACTGGAGTTGGACCTTATAAATGTAAGGACTGTGGGAAAGCATTCAATTGTCCCAGTTCGTACAGAATACACGAAAGATCtcacactggagaaaaaccctatgaatgtaaacAATGTGGTAGAGCCTTCAGTTGTTCCAGTTCATTTCGAACACATGAAAgaactcacactggagagaaaccttatcaatgtaaggaatgtggaaaagccttccATTGGCTCACCACTTTTCAAGTCCACGTGAGAACTCACACCGGTGAGAAACCATATATATGTAAGCAGTGTGGTAAAGCCCTCAGTTGTCCCACTTCCTTTCGAAGACATGAGCGGACTCACACTGcagagaaaccctatgaatgtaagcAGTGTGGAAAAACCTTCAGTTCTCCTCTAGGTTTGCAAATACATGAAAGAACTCACACTGGGGAGAAACCCTATAAATGTGAGAAATGTGGGAAAGCATTCGTTTCTCTCACAAGCTTTCGAAGACACATGATGACGCACACTGGAGATGGACCTTATAAATGTACGGAATGCGGGAAAGCATTTAATTGTCCTAGTTCATTTCGAATACATGAAAGaactcacacaggagagaaaccctatgaTTGTAAAATATGTGGTAAAGCCTTCAGTTGTTCCAGTTATGTTCAAGTACATGAAAgaactcacactggagagaaaccctatgaatgtaaggaatgtggaaaGGCATTCATTTACCGCACAACCTTTCGAGGTCACTTGAGAGTGCACACTGgtgagaaaccatataaatgtaaaGACTGTGGGAAAGCCTTTAGTCGACCCAGTTCATACAGAAGTCATgagagaattcacactggagagaaacttCTTGAATGTAAGCactgtgggaaagccttcaattgGCCCACATCCTTACATAAACATGTCATGAGAATGCACACTAGATGA
- the LOC102409782 gene encoding zinc finger protein 791 isoform X5 — MTGKPRNQKMDPVAFEDVAVNFTLEEWALLGPSQKKLYRDVMRETLSNLALIRDKWEDHNTEDQYKNQERNLRSHILQRLCESKEGSQCGENSGLIPNVNLNTKNSTKPWECSVCGKVFMSRSSLNRHLRSHAAPKPSKYHQEYGRKPYKCRVCGKAFSYLQPFQKHESNHGIEKSYKCKECGKSFRYRQSVRKHERTHTGEKPYQCKQCGKAFRYHQTFQTHERTHTGEKPYECKQCGKALSCPSSFRSHERTHTGEKPYECKKCSKAFSCPSSLRKHERTHTGEKPYDCKECGKAFISLGSFQRHMITHTGVGPYKCKDCGKAFNCPSSYRIHERSHTGEKPYECKQCGRAFSCSSSFRTHERTHTGEKPYQCKECGKAFHWLTTFQVHVRTHTGEKPYICKQCGKALSCPTSFRRHERTHTAEKPYECKQCGKTFSSPLGLQIHERTHTGEKPYKCEKCGKAFVSLTSFRRHMMTHTGDGPYKCTECGKAFNCPSSFRIHERTHTGEKPYDCKICGKAFSCSSYVQVHERTHTGEKPYECKECGKAFIYRTTFRGHLRVHTGEKPYKCKDCGKAFSRPSSYRSHERIHTGEKLLECKHCGKAFNWPTSLHKHVMRMHTR, encoded by the exons GACCCAGTGGCCTTTGAGGATGTGGCTGTGAACTTCACCCTGGAGGAGTGGGCTCTGCTGGGGCCTTCGCAGAAGAAACTCTACAGAGATGTGATGCGGGAAACTTTGAGTAACCTGGCCTTAATAA GGGATAAATGGGAGGACCATAACACTGAAGATCAGTACAAGAACCAGGAAAGAAATCTGAG aaGTCATATATTGCAGAGACTCTGTGAAAGTAAAGAAGGTAGTCAATGTGGAGAAAACAGTGGCCTTATTCCAAATGTTAATCTGAACACGAAAAATTCTACTAAACCATGGGAATGCAGTGTGTGTGGAAAAGTCTTCATGAGTCGTTCATCCCTTAATAGGCACCTGAGATCTCACGCTGCACCCAAACCATCCAAGTATCATCAGGAATACGGAAGGAAGCCTTATAAATGTAGAgtatgtgggaaagccttcagttATCTCCAGCCTTTCCAAAAACATGAAAGTAATCATGGTATAGAAAAATCctataaatgtaaagaatgtgggaaATCCTTTAGATATCGTCAATCTGTTCGAAAACATGAACgaactcacactggagagaaaccgtATCAGTGTAAACAGTGTGGGAAAGCCTTTCGATACCATCAAACCTTTCAAACACATGAAAGaactcacacaggagagaaaccttatgaatgtaAGCAATGTGGTAAAGCCCTCAGTTGTCCCAGTTCCTTTCGAAGCCATGAAAGGActcatactggagaaaaaccctatgaatgtaaaaAGTGTAGTAAAGCCTTCAGTTGTCCCAGTTCTCTTCGAAAACACGAGAgaactcatactggagagaaaccttatgattgtaaggaatgtggaaaagcttttatttctcttggaagTTTTCAAAGACACATGATAACACATACTGGAGTTGGACCTTATAAATGTAAGGACTGTGGGAAAGCATTCAATTGTCCCAGTTCGTACAGAATACACGAAAGATCtcacactggagaaaaaccctatgaatgtaaacAATGTGGTAGAGCCTTCAGTTGTTCCAGTTCATTTCGAACACATGAAAgaactcacactggagagaaaccttatcaatgtaaggaatgtggaaaagccttccATTGGCTCACCACTTTTCAAGTCCACGTGAGAACTCACACCGGTGAGAAACCATATATATGTAAGCAGTGTGGTAAAGCCCTCAGTTGTCCCACTTCCTTTCGAAGACATGAGCGGACTCACACTGcagagaaaccctatgaatgtaagcAGTGTGGAAAAACCTTCAGTTCTCCTCTAGGTTTGCAAATACATGAAAGAACTCACACTGGGGAGAAACCCTATAAATGTGAGAAATGTGGGAAAGCATTCGTTTCTCTCACAAGCTTTCGAAGACACATGATGACGCACACTGGAGATGGACCTTATAAATGTACGGAATGCGGGAAAGCATTTAATTGTCCTAGTTCATTTCGAATACATGAAAGaactcacacaggagagaaaccctatgaTTGTAAAATATGTGGTAAAGCCTTCAGTTGTTCCAGTTATGTTCAAGTACATGAAAgaactcacactggagagaaaccctatgaatgtaaggaatgtggaaaGGCATTCATTTACCGCACAACCTTTCGAGGTCACTTGAGAGTGCACACTGgtgagaaaccatataaatgtaaaGACTGTGGGAAAGCCTTTAGTCGACCCAGTTCATACAGAAGTCATgagagaattcacactggagagaaacttCTTGAATGTAAGCactgtgggaaagccttcaattgGCCCACATCCTTACATAAACATGTCATGAGAATGCACACTAGATGA
- the LOC102409782 gene encoding zinc finger protein 791 isoform X4, with amino-acid sequence MTPENPRRREVDPVAFEDVAVNFTLEEWALLGPSQKKLYRDVMRETLSNLALIRDKWEDHNTEDQYKNQERNLRSHILQRLCESKEGSQCGENSGLIPNVNLNTKNSTKPWECSVCGKVFMSRSSLNRHLRSHAAPKPSKYHQEYGRKPYKCRVCGKAFSYLQPFQKHESNHGIEKSYKCKECGKSFRYRQSVRKHERTHTGEKPYQCKQCGKAFRYHQTFQTHERTHTGEKPYECKQCGKALSCPSSFRSHERTHTGEKPYECKKCSKAFSCPSSLRKHERTHTGEKPYDCKECGKAFISLGSFQRHMITHTGVGPYKCKDCGKAFNCPSSYRIHERSHTGEKPYECKQCGRAFSCSSSFRTHERTHTGEKPYQCKECGKAFHWLTTFQVHVRTHTGEKPYICKQCGKALSCPTSFRRHERTHTAEKPYECKQCGKTFSSPLGLQIHERTHTGEKPYKCEKCGKAFVSLTSFRRHMMTHTGDGPYKCTECGKAFNCPSSFRIHERTHTGEKPYDCKICGKAFSCSSYVQVHERTHTGEKPYECKECGKAFIYRTTFRGHLRVHTGEKPYKCKDCGKAFSRPSSYRSHERIHTGEKLLECKHCGKAFNWPTSLHKHVMRMHTR; translated from the exons GACCCAGTGGCCTTTGAGGATGTGGCTGTGAACTTCACCCTGGAGGAGTGGGCTCTGCTGGGGCCTTCGCAGAAGAAACTCTACAGAGATGTGATGCGGGAAACTTTGAGTAACCTGGCCTTAATAA GGGATAAATGGGAGGACCATAACACTGAAGATCAGTACAAGAACCAGGAAAGAAATCTGAG aaGTCATATATTGCAGAGACTCTGTGAAAGTAAAGAAGGTAGTCAATGTGGAGAAAACAGTGGCCTTATTCCAAATGTTAATCTGAACACGAAAAATTCTACTAAACCATGGGAATGCAGTGTGTGTGGAAAAGTCTTCATGAGTCGTTCATCCCTTAATAGGCACCTGAGATCTCACGCTGCACCCAAACCATCCAAGTATCATCAGGAATACGGAAGGAAGCCTTATAAATGTAGAgtatgtgggaaagccttcagttATCTCCAGCCTTTCCAAAAACATGAAAGTAATCATGGTATAGAAAAATCctataaatgtaaagaatgtgggaaATCCTTTAGATATCGTCAATCTGTTCGAAAACATGAACgaactcacactggagagaaaccgtATCAGTGTAAACAGTGTGGGAAAGCCTTTCGATACCATCAAACCTTTCAAACACATGAAAGaactcacacaggagagaaaccttatgaatgtaAGCAATGTGGTAAAGCCCTCAGTTGTCCCAGTTCCTTTCGAAGCCATGAAAGGActcatactggagaaaaaccctatgaatgtaaaaAGTGTAGTAAAGCCTTCAGTTGTCCCAGTTCTCTTCGAAAACACGAGAgaactcatactggagagaaaccttatgattgtaaggaatgtggaaaagcttttatttctcttggaagTTTTCAAAGACACATGATAACACATACTGGAGTTGGACCTTATAAATGTAAGGACTGTGGGAAAGCATTCAATTGTCCCAGTTCGTACAGAATACACGAAAGATCtcacactggagaaaaaccctatgaatgtaaacAATGTGGTAGAGCCTTCAGTTGTTCCAGTTCATTTCGAACACATGAAAgaactcacactggagagaaaccttatcaatgtaaggaatgtggaaaagccttccATTGGCTCACCACTTTTCAAGTCCACGTGAGAACTCACACCGGTGAGAAACCATATATATGTAAGCAGTGTGGTAAAGCCCTCAGTTGTCCCACTTCCTTTCGAAGACATGAGCGGACTCACACTGcagagaaaccctatgaatgtaagcAGTGTGGAAAAACCTTCAGTTCTCCTCTAGGTTTGCAAATACATGAAAGAACTCACACTGGGGAGAAACCCTATAAATGTGAGAAATGTGGGAAAGCATTCGTTTCTCTCACAAGCTTTCGAAGACACATGATGACGCACACTGGAGATGGACCTTATAAATGTACGGAATGCGGGAAAGCATTTAATTGTCCTAGTTCATTTCGAATACATGAAAGaactcacacaggagagaaaccctatgaTTGTAAAATATGTGGTAAAGCCTTCAGTTGTTCCAGTTATGTTCAAGTACATGAAAgaactcacactggagagaaaccctatgaatgtaaggaatgtggaaaGGCATTCATTTACCGCACAACCTTTCGAGGTCACTTGAGAGTGCACACTGgtgagaaaccatataaatgtaaaGACTGTGGGAAAGCCTTTAGTCGACCCAGTTCATACAGAAGTCATgagagaattcacactggagagaaacttCTTGAATGTAAGCactgtgggaaagccttcaattgGCCCACATCCTTACATAAACATGTCATGAGAATGCACACTAGATGA
- the LOC102409782 gene encoding zinc finger protein 791 isoform X1 translates to MTPENPRRREVDPVAFEDVAVNFTLEEWALLGPSQKKLYRDVMRETLSNLALISKDDDIPSLREQVLPAHPCCSQIWNGEREFFGDKWEDHNTEDQYKNQERNLRSHILQRLCESKEGSQCGENSGLIPNVNLNTKNSTKPWECSVCGKVFMSRSSLNRHLRSHAAPKPSKYHQEYGRKPYKCRVCGKAFSYLQPFQKHESNHGIEKSYKCKECGKSFRYRQSVRKHERTHTGEKPYQCKQCGKAFRYHQTFQTHERTHTGEKPYECKQCGKALSCPSSFRSHERTHTGEKPYECKKCSKAFSCPSSLRKHERTHTGEKPYDCKECGKAFISLGSFQRHMITHTGVGPYKCKDCGKAFNCPSSYRIHERSHTGEKPYECKQCGRAFSCSSSFRTHERTHTGEKPYQCKECGKAFHWLTTFQVHVRTHTGEKPYICKQCGKALSCPTSFRRHERTHTAEKPYECKQCGKTFSSPLGLQIHERTHTGEKPYKCEKCGKAFVSLTSFRRHMMTHTGDGPYKCTECGKAFNCPSSFRIHERTHTGEKPYDCKICGKAFSCSSYVQVHERTHTGEKPYECKECGKAFIYRTTFRGHLRVHTGEKPYKCKDCGKAFSRPSSYRSHERIHTGEKLLECKHCGKAFNWPTSLHKHVMRMHTR, encoded by the exons GACCCAGTGGCCTTTGAGGATGTGGCTGTGAACTTCACCCTGGAGGAGTGGGCTCTGCTGGGGCCTTCGCAGAAGAAACTCTACAGAGATGTGATGCGGGAAACTTTGAGTAACCTGGCCTTAATAAGTAAGGATGATGACATTCCTTCACTTAGAGAACAAGTGCTTCCTGCCCATCCATGTTGTTCTCAGATTTGGAACGGGGAAAGGGAATTCTTTG GGGATAAATGGGAGGACCATAACACTGAAGATCAGTACAAGAACCAGGAAAGAAATCTGAG aaGTCATATATTGCAGAGACTCTGTGAAAGTAAAGAAGGTAGTCAATGTGGAGAAAACAGTGGCCTTATTCCAAATGTTAATCTGAACACGAAAAATTCTACTAAACCATGGGAATGCAGTGTGTGTGGAAAAGTCTTCATGAGTCGTTCATCCCTTAATAGGCACCTGAGATCTCACGCTGCACCCAAACCATCCAAGTATCATCAGGAATACGGAAGGAAGCCTTATAAATGTAGAgtatgtgggaaagccttcagttATCTCCAGCCTTTCCAAAAACATGAAAGTAATCATGGTATAGAAAAATCctataaatgtaaagaatgtgggaaATCCTTTAGATATCGTCAATCTGTTCGAAAACATGAACgaactcacactggagagaaaccgtATCAGTGTAAACAGTGTGGGAAAGCCTTTCGATACCATCAAACCTTTCAAACACATGAAAGaactcacacaggagagaaaccttatgaatgtaAGCAATGTGGTAAAGCCCTCAGTTGTCCCAGTTCCTTTCGAAGCCATGAAAGGActcatactggagaaaaaccctatgaatgtaaaaAGTGTAGTAAAGCCTTCAGTTGTCCCAGTTCTCTTCGAAAACACGAGAgaactcatactggagagaaaccttatgattgtaaggaatgtggaaaagcttttatttctcttggaagTTTTCAAAGACACATGATAACACATACTGGAGTTGGACCTTATAAATGTAAGGACTGTGGGAAAGCATTCAATTGTCCCAGTTCGTACAGAATACACGAAAGATCtcacactggagaaaaaccctatgaatgtaaacAATGTGGTAGAGCCTTCAGTTGTTCCAGTTCATTTCGAACACATGAAAgaactcacactggagagaaaccttatcaatgtaaggaatgtggaaaagccttccATTGGCTCACCACTTTTCAAGTCCACGTGAGAACTCACACCGGTGAGAAACCATATATATGTAAGCAGTGTGGTAAAGCCCTCAGTTGTCCCACTTCCTTTCGAAGACATGAGCGGACTCACACTGcagagaaaccctatgaatgtaagcAGTGTGGAAAAACCTTCAGTTCTCCTCTAGGTTTGCAAATACATGAAAGAACTCACACTGGGGAGAAACCCTATAAATGTGAGAAATGTGGGAAAGCATTCGTTTCTCTCACAAGCTTTCGAAGACACATGATGACGCACACTGGAGATGGACCTTATAAATGTACGGAATGCGGGAAAGCATTTAATTGTCCTAGTTCATTTCGAATACATGAAAGaactcacacaggagagaaaccctatgaTTGTAAAATATGTGGTAAAGCCTTCAGTTGTTCCAGTTATGTTCAAGTACATGAAAgaactcacactggagagaaaccctatgaatgtaaggaatgtggaaaGGCATTCATTTACCGCACAACCTTTCGAGGTCACTTGAGAGTGCACACTGgtgagaaaccatataaatgtaaaGACTGTGGGAAAGCCTTTAGTCGACCCAGTTCATACAGAAGTCATgagagaattcacactggagagaaacttCTTGAATGTAAGCactgtgggaaagccttcaattgGCCCACATCCTTACATAAACATGTCATGAGAATGCACACTAGATGA
- the LOC102409782 gene encoding zinc finger protein 791 isoform X3 → MCLHFQDPVAFEDVAVNFTLEEWALLGPSQKKLYRDVMRETLSNLALISKDDDIPSLREQVLPAHPCCSQIWNGEREFFGDKWEDHNTEDQYKNQERNLRSHILQRLCESKEGSQCGENSGLIPNVNLNTKNSTKPWECSVCGKVFMSRSSLNRHLRSHAAPKPSKYHQEYGRKPYKCRVCGKAFSYLQPFQKHESNHGIEKSYKCKECGKSFRYRQSVRKHERTHTGEKPYQCKQCGKAFRYHQTFQTHERTHTGEKPYECKQCGKALSCPSSFRSHERTHTGEKPYECKKCSKAFSCPSSLRKHERTHTGEKPYDCKECGKAFISLGSFQRHMITHTGVGPYKCKDCGKAFNCPSSYRIHERSHTGEKPYECKQCGRAFSCSSSFRTHERTHTGEKPYQCKECGKAFHWLTTFQVHVRTHTGEKPYICKQCGKALSCPTSFRRHERTHTAEKPYECKQCGKTFSSPLGLQIHERTHTGEKPYKCEKCGKAFVSLTSFRRHMMTHTGDGPYKCTECGKAFNCPSSFRIHERTHTGEKPYDCKICGKAFSCSSYVQVHERTHTGEKPYECKECGKAFIYRTTFRGHLRVHTGEKPYKCKDCGKAFSRPSSYRSHERIHTGEKLLECKHCGKAFNWPTSLHKHVMRMHTR, encoded by the exons GACCCAGTGGCCTTTGAGGATGTGGCTGTGAACTTCACCCTGGAGGAGTGGGCTCTGCTGGGGCCTTCGCAGAAGAAACTCTACAGAGATGTGATGCGGGAAACTTTGAGTAACCTGGCCTTAATAAGTAAGGATGATGACATTCCTTCACTTAGAGAACAAGTGCTTCCTGCCCATCCATGTTGTTCTCAGATTTGGAACGGGGAAAGGGAATTCTTTG GGGATAAATGGGAGGACCATAACACTGAAGATCAGTACAAGAACCAGGAAAGAAATCTGAG aaGTCATATATTGCAGAGACTCTGTGAAAGTAAAGAAGGTAGTCAATGTGGAGAAAACAGTGGCCTTATTCCAAATGTTAATCTGAACACGAAAAATTCTACTAAACCATGGGAATGCAGTGTGTGTGGAAAAGTCTTCATGAGTCGTTCATCCCTTAATAGGCACCTGAGATCTCACGCTGCACCCAAACCATCCAAGTATCATCAGGAATACGGAAGGAAGCCTTATAAATGTAGAgtatgtgggaaagccttcagttATCTCCAGCCTTTCCAAAAACATGAAAGTAATCATGGTATAGAAAAATCctataaatgtaaagaatgtgggaaATCCTTTAGATATCGTCAATCTGTTCGAAAACATGAACgaactcacactggagagaaaccgtATCAGTGTAAACAGTGTGGGAAAGCCTTTCGATACCATCAAACCTTTCAAACACATGAAAGaactcacacaggagagaaaccttatgaatgtaAGCAATGTGGTAAAGCCCTCAGTTGTCCCAGTTCCTTTCGAAGCCATGAAAGGActcatactggagaaaaaccctatgaatgtaaaaAGTGTAGTAAAGCCTTCAGTTGTCCCAGTTCTCTTCGAAAACACGAGAgaactcatactggagagaaaccttatgattgtaaggaatgtggaaaagcttttatttctcttggaagTTTTCAAAGACACATGATAACACATACTGGAGTTGGACCTTATAAATGTAAGGACTGTGGGAAAGCATTCAATTGTCCCAGTTCGTACAGAATACACGAAAGATCtcacactggagaaaaaccctatgaatgtaaacAATGTGGTAGAGCCTTCAGTTGTTCCAGTTCATTTCGAACACATGAAAgaactcacactggagagaaaccttatcaatgtaaggaatgtggaaaagccttccATTGGCTCACCACTTTTCAAGTCCACGTGAGAACTCACACCGGTGAGAAACCATATATATGTAAGCAGTGTGGTAAAGCCCTCAGTTGTCCCACTTCCTTTCGAAGACATGAGCGGACTCACACTGcagagaaaccctatgaatgtaagcAGTGTGGAAAAACCTTCAGTTCTCCTCTAGGTTTGCAAATACATGAAAGAACTCACACTGGGGAGAAACCCTATAAATGTGAGAAATGTGGGAAAGCATTCGTTTCTCTCACAAGCTTTCGAAGACACATGATGACGCACACTGGAGATGGACCTTATAAATGTACGGAATGCGGGAAAGCATTTAATTGTCCTAGTTCATTTCGAATACATGAAAGaactcacacaggagagaaaccctatgaTTGTAAAATATGTGGTAAAGCCTTCAGTTGTTCCAGTTATGTTCAAGTACATGAAAgaactcacactggagagaaaccctatgaatgtaaggaatgtggaaaGGCATTCATTTACCGCACAACCTTTCGAGGTCACTTGAGAGTGCACACTGgtgagaaaccatataaatgtaaaGACTGTGGGAAAGCCTTTAGTCGACCCAGTTCATACAGAAGTCATgagagaattcacactggagagaaacttCTTGAATGTAAGCactgtgggaaagccttcaattgGCCCACATCCTTACATAAACATGTCATGAGAATGCACACTAGATGA